From Pseudomonadota bacterium, a single genomic window includes:
- a CDS encoding (2Fe-2S)-binding protein, producing the protein MEQIHIIVNGRDYGLQIKPWSTLLEILRDDLGLTGTKEGCNAGECGACTIIMEGKAVNACLVLAAEANGKEITTIEGLADGDKLHPIQEAFLEAGGMQCGFCTPGMILSAKVLLDANNNPTDEEIRKGLEGNFCRCTGYTKIIESVKVAAQRIRQGEGDL; encoded by the coding sequence GTGGAACAAATACATATAATCGTTAATGGCAGAGATTATGGTCTCCAGATCAAACCCTGGTCTACACTCCTTGAAATTTTACGTGATGATCTTGGATTAACAGGGACAAAGGAAGGCTGTAATGCAGGAGAATGCGGAGCTTGCACAATAATCATGGAAGGTAAAGCTGTTAACGCCTGCCTGGTATTGGCAGCGGAAGCCAACGGCAAAGAGATCACAACCATAGAAGGCCTTGCCGACGGGGACAAGCTTCACCCGATACAGGAGGCTTTTCTTGAAGCAGGCGGCATGCAGTGCGGTTTTTGCACCCCCGGCATGATCCTTTCCGCAAAGGTGCTCCTTGATGCGAACAATAACCCCACCGACGAAGAGATACGAAAGGGATTGGAAGGCAATTTTTGCCGCTGTACAGGCTACACGAAGATTATCGAATCAGTGAAGGTAGCCGCTCAGCGGATACGGCAAGGTGAGGGTGATTTATGA